The sequence AGTTGGAAGGGACCCCTCGTAGCgataaagtttcacagctaatccTTCCGTGTGCTGACCGAAGTTGGAGAAACAGTCGTAAAGTGGTTATAGCGCAGACCAACAGGTTTATGCCAACTGTAGCCGGGACTTCGCCTTCAAGAATGAAATCAATCCACGTCACTCTTTCGTCCTCTGGGACACGATGGAGGGATTTGTGGACGTCCATACAGCCAACAATAGAACACCTCTTGTGAATCCTCGACATGATGAATTCCAAACATGCAACACAATAGGCCGTATCTTACTTATACTCTGAttgaaggggggtggggaagtgggaggtcaTATTCAAATGAAACAGAAAcagactcgctcgtttggtagcttgaggcggctgcttccagaaatgcgtatctTACTCAAAAAAGCATGTAgacatttttcaaagtttgtatgcgtgtgggagcaccatttACCCACAACGCcgcaaatcccaggaaaagtgccgttttcataatatgtcccctttaaaaccATTCGGCCTTTTGACATGAATTTCCCCCCGAAATTCCTCCCGTGACGTGCACACTACCCCGGTATGCAGCTGCACTGAAGTAGGCTCGTACAGAAACATTTCAGCGCAGTCATTATTAGGAAGTTCTTTAGTGTATTTGGGTGGTCCTTAAAAGGACCTTTGGTTTGGAGCAAGGGTGATGTCTACTTGGAGCTGGTGTACTTGGTCACCGCCTTGGTGCCCTCAGACACGGCGTGCTTTGCCAGCTCACCGGGAAGCAGCAGGCGGACGGCGGTCTGGATCTCCCTGGAGGTGATGGTGCGGCGTTTGTTGTAGTGAGCCAGGCGAGAGGCCTCACCGGCGATACGCTCGAAGATGTCGTTGACGAAGGAGTTCATGATCCCCATCGCCTTGGAGGAGATGCCGGTGTCGGGGTGGACCTGCTTCAGCACCTTGTAGACGTAGATGGCATAGCTCTCCTTCCTGGACTTGCGGCGCTTCTTTCCGCCCTTAACTGCGACCTTGGAAACTGCTTTCTTGGAGCCCTTCTTGGGCGCGGGTTTTGCTACCTCAGGCATGTTGAGACTTGATGCGGATGAAGAGTACTGTGGTAGACGGCAGTATTTATAAGCGACGCATGCAAATCACCACGGGATAGTccgtctgtgtgattggctggagCACAGGACTCATGAATTATGTTAATGAGATAGATAATCTATTGTATTCAGTCACTAGAGACGGTAAAATATAGCCTAACTATAAACGGGTTTTTCGTGATCGATTCCTCCTGATCCGATCACGGCCTCTTCTGAACGGTTTAACATCCATATCATATACATTAAACATTACTTCATGAAAACATACAAATCCTTGATATATCTCTTCAAACATATGTGAAAAGTCTGACATTGTGCGGTATCTCTTCATATAGGTAACGATAAATTCgataaaaaacattatttattggAAGCAGCTTGTTGTGACTTAGAAGACAGTTCAGGTAACGGTACAATAATTGCGCGGGAAGTTTTGAATTCAGGTTTACAATTAAGTTCCCCTTTTTGGCACGTCGTAACGATTGTAGCCTACGCCATTTATATACTGTTGCCACGTTAACAGCTCGTTGAAGAAAGGTGTCAGATGACAATGTATCGGAGAGCTTTGGATTGAGGGGTAGAAGATCGTTCAAATCAGTTGAACCAATGTCCGTTTACCATTATGTTAAGTGATTCGAAGCCGCTCCTTCTTGGCGGTTTCTACTGTTATAGCTGTCGTAAAGTTTTAACCCGCTTGTTTGTTTACAGCTGAGAAAACGTGTATGCTACCATATAGGTTAATACGTACAAAACTACCAGGTTCATAGGATTGCAGCTTCAAGTATttgggtggctcttaaaagagcctttgGGTTTAGGGTTGGAGAAGATGGTTTAACCGCCGAAGCCGTACAGGGTGCGTCCCTGCCTCTTCAGAGCGTAGACAACATCCATCGCGGTGACGGTCTTCCTCTTGGCGTGCTCGGTGTAGGTGACGGCATCACGGATCACGTTCTCCAGGAACACCTTGAGGACACCGCGGGTCTCCTCGTAGATCAAACCGGAGATACGCTTCACACCGCCACGACGGGCAAGACGGCGGATAGCGGGCTTGGTGATACCCTGGATGTTATCACGGAGAACTTTGCGGTGACGCTTGGCGCCTCCTTTCCCGAGTCCCTTTCCTCCTTTTCCTCGACCAGACATGATTGACTGAGCTGTTAGCAAATGCAGAATGAAGCCCTAAATTGACGCTCCCTGTTTATAAAGGCTCGCAGAGGACCTTAGAGAGACGAAGGGCGGAGCTCCCGTACAGACCCCGCCCATTACCGCTGTTCAAATGTGGATGGAAAGTTTTAGTAACGCATTCAATTTAATGATGCATGTAAATATAATTCACGGCAACATATGTTTTGGCTACATAAATTAAATCCAAGACGAACTCAAAAATCGATCTTGTTTACATATCTGGTCGAAAGTAGGTACTTATAGTTCCTTGTTCTCTAATGACAGCAAGTCTTGTTCTTAATTTGATCATATGCACATTTATAGTAATTCATTATATCTTCAACTAAACATATACTCTGCACCTTATACGTCTAATGCACGTCTGGTTAGAGGATCATCTTAATTTCTCTGAACTAAAAGAATTAGGTATATTAGTTTCAAGTCGTAAACCCACATCTTCCCGTAAACAGTAGAAGCTTTCCGGTCCGTTCTCATATTTTACTCAACTCACGTGTTGTATTAATGCAACATTGTGGCAAATCGTTTAACAAATTGGTGTGAAGATATAACCTGGACAGCTTCGGGCAAGAGTCAAGAATGACTTAAATACTCTATTATGATTAATTTAAATATAGACGTACGGGGTAAAAACGAGGATTGCTCTTTTGGGTATGtaggtggctcttaaaagagcctttgGGGGTACTTGTGGGCAAGTCAGTTTAGGCGCGTTCTCCGCGGATACGGCGGGCCAGCTGGATGTCTTTGGGCATGATGGTGACCCTCTTGGCGTGGATGGCGCACAGGTTGGTGTCCTCAAACAGGCCGACCAGGTAAGCCTCGCTGGCCTCCTGAAGAGCCATGACGGCGGAGCTCTGGAAGCGCAGGTCGGTCTTGAAGTCCTGAGCGATCTCCCTCACCAGGCGCTGGAAGGGCAGCTTGCGGATCAGCAGCTCGGTGGACTTCTGGTACCTACGGATCTCTCTCAGGGCCACGGTCCCGGGCCTGTAACG comes from Gadus macrocephalus chromosome 2, ASM3116895v1 and encodes:
- the LOC132472317 gene encoding histone H2B-like, translating into MPEVAKPAPKKGSKKAVSKVAVKGGKKRRKSRKESYAIYVYKVLKQVHPDTGISSKAMGIMNSFVNDIFERIAGEASRLAHYNKRRTITSREIQTAVRLLLPGELAKHAVSEGTKAVTKYTSSK
- the LOC132472406 gene encoding histone H3-like, with the translated sequence MARTKQTARKSTGGKAPRKQLATKAARKSAPATGGVKKPHRYRPGTVALREIRRYQKSTELLIRKLPFQRLVREIAQDFKTDLRFQSSAVMALQEASEAYLVGLFEDTNLAILSIMSGRGKGGKGLGKGGAKRHRKVLRDNIQGITKPAIRRLARRGGVKRISGLIYEETRGVLKVFLENVIRDAVTYTEHAKRKTVTAMDVVYALKRQGRTLYGFGG